One Oryza sativa Japonica Group chromosome 8, ASM3414082v1 DNA window includes the following coding sequences:
- the LOC4345333 gene encoding mitochondrial pyruvate carrier 4: MASKLQAFWNHPAGPKTIHFWAPTFKWGISIANVADFAKPPEKISYPQQVAVACTGVIWSRYSMVITPKNWNLFSVNVAMAGTGLYQLSRKIRKDYFSDQKDDVASLEG; the protein is encoded by the exons ATGGCTTCAAAGCTTCAAGCCTTTTGGAACCATCCTGCTGGCCCCAAAACCA TTCATTTCTGGGCTCCGACATTTAAATGGGGTATTAGTATTGCCAATGTTGCAGACTTTGCTAAGCCACCTGAAAAGATATCCTATCCACAGCAAGTTG CTGTTGCTTGCACTGGAGTCATTTGGTCACGCTACAGTATGGTTATAACACCA AAAAACTGGAATCTATTCAGTGTTAACGTTGCAATGGCCGGCACAGGCTTGTATCAGCTTTCCCGTAAAATAAG GAAAGATTACTTTTCTGATCAGAAGGATGATGTTGCATCATTGGAAGGATAA